A genomic region of Lycorma delicatula isolate Av1 chromosome 4, ASM4794821v1, whole genome shotgun sequence contains the following coding sequences:
- the LOC142324024 gene encoding uncharacterized protein LOC142324024, with amino-acid sequence MYRTLFANVNRSILAHDLIARVVVEREVDFLAVAKPNRYEAAKSCWIADTQGDVAIMVINHNIHWRLRFRGRGVVALENETVMIVGVYVSPNIELAEFTRFLDILQGLTTNSPKRLLMLGDFNSKMVMAGSSYMNRRG; translated from the coding sequence ATGTATAGAACATTATTTGCTAATGTGAACAGGAGTATCCTCGCTCATGATCTAATTGCACGAGTCGTCGTCGAGAGAGAAGTTGATTTCCTTGCAGTTGCCAAGCCAAATAGATACGAGGCAGCCAAGTCATGTTGGATCGCTGATACTCAGGGGGATGTTGCTATTATGGtcataaatcataatattcaCTGGAGACTCAGGTTTAGGGGTAGGGGCGTGGTGGCATTGGAGAATGAGACAGTCATGATAGTGGGTGTGTATGTGTCACCCAACATAGAGCTTGCGGAATTTACTCGCTTCTTAGATATCCTACAGGGATTAACTACTAATTCACCGAAGAGATTACTTATGTTGGGTGACTTTAATAGTAAAATGGTGATGGCTGGTAGTAGTTACATGAACAGGAGAGGATAG